In one window of Romboutsia hominis DNA:
- a CDS encoding sensor histidine kinase, with amino-acid sequence MYDIIYNLTTLILYAVTSYYFYKVISNFSSVKDNKYAKFTSILGAYLIPNVIIYTSDIVNVFYTMIGFILIMVVFYKSSYIKNISAVMIFYPIVVSINLMANDFCAKVYIYLGETLWMDYFAQTLEMCIISFSWFLIYHFSKDKLSNIGRYIDIKTWIMIDIICLAPFISIITTIINTPLGKEYQAYPIAIACIITSLSMIFLIEYIVKNVKNRLENQNLKLEYSYYRELEENQKNVRKLHHDMNNHLSVIYSFLEYDNLEGAKDYFNELSDKFNVSNRVFCKNSIVNAVINSKYNLAIQNQIDCFFNIDIDEILPLEDIDLCSIFSNTLDNAIEASLKLSDISQRKISLKARCNKGYFSYSISNNYNGVIKFKSGKYNSTKLDANMHGFGIENIDDIVKKYSGTLNITYTECEFNLLAIIKI; translated from the coding sequence ATGTATGATATAATTTACAATCTTACAACTTTAATACTTTATGCAGTAACAAGCTACTATTTTTATAAGGTTATATCAAATTTTTCATCAGTTAAAGATAATAAATATGCTAAATTTACTTCTATACTTGGTGCTTATCTTATTCCAAATGTAATTATATATACTTCAGATATTGTTAATGTTTTTTATACTATGATTGGTTTTATTTTAATAATGGTTGTTTTTTATAAATCTAGCTATATTAAAAATATTTCTGCTGTAATGATTTTTTATCCTATTGTAGTATCTATAAATTTAATGGCCAATGACTTTTGTGCTAAGGTTTATATTTATTTAGGTGAAACTTTATGGATGGATTATTTTGCTCAAACACTAGAAATGTGTATTATTTCATTTTCTTGGTTTTTAATTTACCATTTTTCTAAAGACAAGCTAAGTAATATAGGTAGATATATTGATATAAAAACATGGATTATGATAGATATTATATGCTTAGCACCTTTTATTTCCATAATAACAACAATTATAAATACACCTTTAGGAAAAGAATATCAAGCATATCCCATAGCAATTGCATGTATAATTACTAGCTTGAGTATGATATTTCTTATTGAGTATATAGTTAAAAATGTTAAAAATCGCCTTGAAAATCAAAACCTAAAACTAGAATATAGCTACTATAGAGAGCTTGAAGAAAATCAAAAAAATGTAAGAAAGCTACATCACGATATGAATAACCACTTATCTGTAATATATTCATTTTTAGAATATGATAATTTAGAAGGTGCAAAAGATTATTTTAATGAACTTTCAGATAAGTTTAATGTAAGCAATAGAGTGTTTTGTAAAAATAGTATTGTAAATGCAGTTATAAATTCAAAATACAATTTAGCAATACAAAATCAAATTGATTGTTTTTTTAATATTGATATAGACGAGATTCTTCCTTTAGAAGATATTGACCTTTGTTCTATTTTTTCAAATACACTTGATAACGCTATTGAGGCTTCTTTAAAGTTAAGTGACATTTCACAGAGAAAAATATCTTTAAAAGCTCGCTGCAATAAAGGTTATTTTAGTTACTCTATTTCTAATAATTATAATGGTGTTATTAAATTTAAAAGTGGAAAGTATAACTCTACTAAGTTAGATGCAAATATGCATGGCTTTGGTATTGAAAACATAGATGATATTGTAAAAAAATATAGTGGCACGCTTAATATCACTTATACTGAGTGTGAATTTAATTTATTGGCAATTATTAAAATTTAA
- a CDS encoding LytR/AlgR family response regulator transcription factor produces MLKIAICDDEKSQINLLKNILSIHLDLKGLDYKIYEFDCGESLIDSITKENYDIIFSDIEMKVLNGIDTAKNIRLHNKKSIIIFVTSYPDFVFQGYEVKAFNYILKPYKPEKIGQVLNSALEELDEIQDKFYIVESKSKTEKINLSNTYYFTSDRRKVNAVTFTETIDFYDKLDNLEKNLPSFFVRIHQRYLININHVSSVESSSLVINKETLPISRGRYNSFMIEFAKTMLR; encoded by the coding sequence ATGCTAAAAATTGCAATATGTGATGATGAAAAATCTCAAATTAATTTACTAAAAAATATATTATCAATACATTTAGATTTAAAGGGGTTAGATTATAAAATCTATGAATTTGATTGTGGGGAAAGTCTTATTGATTCAATTACTAAAGAAAATTATGATATTATATTTTCAGATATAGAAATGAAAGTTCTAAATGGAATAGATACTGCCAAAAACATTAGATTACATAATAAAAAATCTATAATTATATTTGTTACATCATATCCCGATTTTGTTTTTCAAGGGTATGAAGTTAAGGCATTTAACTATATATTAAAGCCTTATAAACCAGAAAAAATAGGACAGGTTTTAAACTCTGCTCTTGAAGAATTAGATGAAATTCAAGATAAGTTTTATATTGTAGAATCCAAATCTAAAACTGAAAAGATAAACTTAAGTAATACCTATTATTTTACTAGCGATAGGCGTAAGGTAAATGCAGTTACTTTCACGGAAACTATAGATTTTTATGATAAACTAGACAATCTTGAAAAAAATCTACCTTCATTTTTCGTAAGAATTCATCAACGTTATCTTATTAATATCAATCATGTATCTTCAGTAGAATCTAGTAGTTTAGTTATAAATAAAGAAACATTACCTATAAGTCGTGGTAGATATAATTCATTTATGATTGAATTTGCAAAAACAATGCTAAGGTAG
- a CDS encoding ABC transporter ATP-binding protein has protein sequence MLKVKNLYKSYKTGNVNYDVLKNISFDVKKGEFVAVMGPSGSGKTTLLNCISCFVPFEKGEILLGGENISGLNEESLADIRNQKLGFVFQDFMLLDGLSVIENICLPQIIADKDVTKMEVLANKLCTTFGISHIKDKYPAEISGGEKQRSAVARALINKPYIILADEPTGNLDSKSCRAVIDSFVQAKKELGATVFMVTHDSFAASFCDRVIVLKDGEVYTELTKTTNRIEFMDRLLDTLKKLGGDDSDNE, from the coding sequence ATGCTTAAAGTTAAGAATTTATATAAAAGTTATAAAACAGGAAATGTAAATTATGATGTACTAAAAAATATATCTTTTGATGTGAAAAAAGGAGAGTTTGTAGCTGTTATGGGGCCATCAGGAAGTGGAAAAACTACACTTTTAAATTGTATTTCTTGCTTTGTGCCTTTTGAAAAAGGTGAAATATTACTTGGAGGAGAAAATATATCAGGATTAAATGAAGAAAGTTTAGCGGATATAAGAAATCAAAAGTTAGGATTTGTTTTTCAGGACTTTATGTTATTAGATGGATTAAGTGTAATAGAAAATATTTGTTTACCACAAATTATAGCAGATAAAGATGTTACTAAAATGGAAGTACTAGCAAATAAGCTTTGTACTACTTTTGGTATTTCACATATTAAAGATAAATATCCAGCAGAAATATCAGGAGGAGAAAAACAACGTAGTGCTGTTGCAAGAGCTCTTATTAATAAACCATATATTATTTTAGCAGATGAACCAACTGGAAACTTAGATAGTAAATCATGTAGAGCTGTTATAGATTCGTTTGTTCAAGCAAAAAAAGAATTAGGTGCAACTGTATTTATGGTAACTCACGATAGTTTTGCAGCATCATTTTGTGATAGAGTTATAGTTCTTAAAGATGGTGAAGTATATACAGAGCTTACTAAAACTACAAATAGAATTGAGTTTATGGATAGACTCCTAGATACACTTAAAAAACTAGGAGGTGATGATAGTGACAATGAATAA
- a CDS encoding FtsX-like permease family protein, producing the protein MNNVISKLRKNSIKNYYMLAFCITLSVLLVTSYALMFFSPTVMNILPSGGDSRKQGYMIFSIAIIGCAVFTTYASSLFYKYKSREFGILMALGERKSKLKKVLLKELILIIPICLIVGVVLSIPVSYIIWKVFQIFIIDTKEMTYQFGATGLIFGFGFCIFVTLCIFINGAKFIKRSNIMDIIYEQRKSEVVKDIKPWTGVVGWILVISGLFLGYGVPNIIVEIIGYIMPSIWNVMYLLSFLGLYMVLTHAIIYSKKGKNPKKYYKNIISTNMMRFSGKQTVRNMCVITFLIAGGLFAAFYTPTIMASLLVDIKNNPIDYAFYYKGNENQINKEEIYSLSKDNNVSITDYYEVDAISLITNGYYRDYDENNMLINEYVEKMQYNAFFKESDFNKVSGQNIDVTKGEYYKVIAEGESESIWSKFNDLDKITHPATGESDKIKFAGTVSFRPFAKKHQGKYVISDEDYLRLSKGLPKEQYEKFVLFNVINPNETYEFAKALKEEIINRSSKDVAVLTSFDEYEKMLAQKNGGEYDYDIKLELSSDNNQLFNEWKYYPMFKPLDKQDLLKNMAVFIMLFIYIAIICLASTAIIAYTRAVTIGLDNKQLFSDIKKLGANKKYIEKNIKKQLAKVFIYPTVIGSIFTYMIYLTIFYGNSGGNISQGEFLALVVGLLIILLVILFMFIIYKFSLEKVKKIAKI; encoded by the coding sequence ATGAATAATGTTATATCAAAGCTTAGAAAAAACAGCATAAAAAATTATTATATGCTTGCTTTTTGTATAACCTTATCAGTTTTATTAGTTACTTCATATGCATTGATGTTTTTTAGTCCAACAGTAATGAACATCTTACCATCAGGAGGAGATAGTAGAAAACAAGGTTATATGATATTTTCTATAGCAATTATTGGATGTGCTGTATTTACAACTTATGCATCTTCTTTATTCTATAAATATAAAAGTCGTGAGTTTGGAATTTTAATGGCATTAGGAGAAAGAAAGTCAAAGCTTAAAAAAGTTTTATTAAAAGAACTTATATTAATTATTCCTATATGTTTAATAGTTGGGGTGGTTCTTAGTATTCCTGTTTCTTATATAATATGGAAAGTTTTTCAGATATTTATTATAGATACAAAAGAAATGACATATCAATTTGGAGCTACAGGACTTATATTTGGATTTGGATTTTGCATTTTTGTAACATTATGTATATTTATAAATGGTGCTAAGTTTATAAAAAGAAGTAATATTATGGATATTATTTATGAACAAAGAAAGTCTGAAGTTGTAAAAGATATTAAACCTTGGACTGGTGTAGTTGGCTGGATATTAGTTATAAGTGGATTATTTTTAGGATATGGTGTTCCAAATATAATAGTAGAAATAATAGGATATATTATGCCATCTATATGGAATGTTATGTATTTATTATCATTTTTAGGTCTTTATATGGTATTAACTCACGCAATAATCTATAGCAAAAAAGGAAAAAATCCTAAAAAGTATTATAAAAATATTATATCAACAAATATGATGAGATTTTCAGGAAAACAGACAGTTAGGAACATGTGTGTAATAACATTTTTAATTGCAGGAGGATTGTTTGCAGCATTTTATACACCTACAATTATGGCTAGTCTTTTAGTAGATATAAAAAACAATCCTATAGATTATGCTTTTTACTATAAAGGAAATGAAAATCAAATAAATAAAGAAGAAATATATTCTCTTTCTAAGGATAATAATGTTTCTATAACAGATTACTATGAAGTAGATGCTATTTCACTTATTACAAATGGATATTATAGAGATTATGATGAAAATAATATGCTTATAAATGAGTATGTAGAAAAGATGCAGTATAATGCGTTTTTCAAAGAAAGTGATTTTAATAAAGTATCAGGACAAAATATTGATGTTACTAAAGGCGAGTATTATAAAGTTATAGCTGAGGGAGAATCTGAAAGCATTTGGTCAAAATTTAATGATTTAGATAAAATAACTCATCCAGCAACAGGTGAATCTGACAAAATAAAATTTGCAGGAACAGTTTCTTTTAGACCTTTTGCGAAAAAACATCAAGGAAAGTATGTAATATCAGATGAAGATTATTTAAGACTTTCAAAAGGATTACCAAAAGAACAATACGAGAAGTTTGTGTTATTTAATGTTATAAATCCTAATGAAACTTATGAATTTGCTAAAGCTTTAAAAGAAGAAATTATAAATAGAAGTTCAAAAGATGTAGCAGTATTAACTTCTTTTGATGAGTATGAAAAAATGTTAGCACAAAAAAATGGAGGAGAGTATGATTATGATATCAAGTTAGAACTTTCTTCAGATAATAATCAACTTTTTAATGAGTGGAAGTATTATCCTATGTTTAAACCTTTAGATAAACAAGATTTACTTAAGAATATGGCTGTATTTATTATGTTATTCATTTATATAGCAATAATATGTTTAGCATCAACTGCAATAATAGCCTATACTAGAGCAGTAACTATTGGACTTGATAATAAACAGCTATTTTCAGATATAAAAAAGCTTGGAGCAAACAAAAAATATATTGAAAAAAATATTAAAAAGCAGCTAGCTAAGGTATTTATATATCCAACAGTAATAGGAAGTATTTTTACATATATGATATATCTTACTATATTCTACGGAAATAGCGGAGGTAATATATCGCAAGGAGAGTTTTTAGCTCTTGTTGTAGGATTATTAATAATTTTACTAGTAATATTATTTATGTTTATAATATATAAGTTTTCTCTTGAAAAAGTTAAAAAGATAGCAAAAATTTAG
- a CDS encoding arsenic resistance protein codes for MDNINKFQSLIILLMVLIGIILGQINIIQTYSEYLIMPSLIIMLFLVFIQIPLKDITKSFKNIKFTLTAILINFVWTPILIFFLGKFFLQNSPELLIGFIMLMVTPCTDWYLIFTAIAKGNVALGASILPLNFMLQLLLLPVYVFLIGGSSVNIDALSLTQGMVVSLFIPLLLATIFRKITINKKGLSYFEENISPKACDYQGYFLNLAIISMFASQGKVLLKNPQVLLQLLLPVLLFFIINLVIGQVVGRKIKLSKEDNVALNLTTLARNSPIALAIAVSAFPNEPLISLALIIGPLIELPVLFLVSKILLNINYVKQT; via the coding sequence ATGGACAATATTAATAAATTTCAAAGTTTGATTATATTATTGATGGTTTTAATAGGAATAATACTCGGGCAAATAAATATTATACAAACCTATTCTGAATATTTAATTATGCCTTCTTTGATAATAATGTTATTTTTAGTATTTATACAAATACCATTAAAAGATATTACAAAATCATTTAAAAATATAAAGTTTACATTAACAGCAATACTTATAAATTTTGTATGGACACCTATTTTAATATTCTTTTTAGGGAAATTTTTCTTACAAAATAGTCCAGAGCTTTTAATTGGATTTATAATGCTTATGGTAACACCTTGTACTGATTGGTATTTAATATTTACAGCTATAGCAAAAGGTAATGTTGCATTAGGAGCATCAATTTTACCACTAAACTTTATGCTTCAATTACTACTGCTTCCTGTGTATGTATTTTTAATTGGAGGCTCAAGTGTAAACATAGATGCATTAAGCCTTACTCAAGGAATGGTTGTAAGCTTATTTATACCTCTTTTATTAGCTACTATTTTTAGAAAAATTACAATTAATAAAAAAGGTTTAAGTTATTTTGAAGAAAATATATCTCCAAAGGCTTGTGATTACCAAGGTTATTTTTTAAATTTAGCAATAATTTCAATGTTTGCATCTCAAGGTAAAGTATTACTTAAAAATCCTCAAGTACTTTTACAGCTTTTACTACCGGTGCTACTATTTTTTATAATTAACTTAGTTATTGGACAAGTTGTTGGTAGAAAAATAAAATTAAGTAAAGAGGATAATGTTGCTTTAAACTTAACTACTTTAGCTAGAAACTCACCTATAGCACTTGCAATAGCAGTTTCAGCTTTTCCTAATGAGCCTTTAATATCATTAGCGCTTATAATAGGACCTTTAATAGAATTGCCTGTGTTATTTCTAGTGTCTAAAATATTATTAAATATTAATTATGTTAAACAAACATAA
- a CDS encoding GNAT family N-acetyltransferase: MEHATHVFGTLQSKESIKKSILKDIEDTTMFPNSKRFIICKKDTLVPIGEINYCNWDSRNQKAELGIKICNIEEQGKGNGVDALYHFIDFMFKFLNINKIELTTMSDNKRAQQLYRKLGFKEIGIIREAYFDSRYGKFADVMYMDLLKKDWDNLKSDILKFERIEEFI; the protein is encoded by the coding sequence ATGGAACATGCTACTCATGTATTTGGAACTTTACAGAGTAAAGAATCGATAAAGAAGAGCATTTTAAAAGATATTGAAGATACAACAATGTTTCCAAATTCTAAAAGATTTATTATTTGTAAAAAAGATACTTTGGTTCCGATAGGGGAAATAAATTATTGTAATTGGGATAGTAGGAATCAGAAAGCTGAGTTAGGCATAAAAATATGCAATATTGAAGAGCAAGGTAAAGGTAATGGAGTAGATGCTTTATATCACTTTATAGATTTTATGTTCAAGTTCTTAAATATAAATAAAATAGAGCTGACTACTATGAGTGATAATAAAAGAGCACAACAATTATATAGAAAATTAGGCTTTAAAGAAATTGGTATAATTAGAGAGGCTTATTTTGATAGTCGATATGGTAAGTTTGCAGATGTAATGTATATGGATTTATTAAAAAAAGATTGGGATAATTTAAAAAGTGACATACTTAAATTTGAGAGAATTGAAGAATTCATATAA
- a CDS encoding type II toxin-antitoxin system HicB family antitoxin produces the protein MKKDFYTYIAVVSLEKDDSRPDEYYAAYVPNFGEVYTDGEDLEELLKNITECLEFGIYGREKDNEDLPDPINPIEYKDKLKDNEFLMSVNAIMPRVRKAFDNISIKKTLTIPQWLNIEAMKQNLNFSQILQDALKKELGIVEKY, from the coding sequence ATGAAAAAAGATTTTTATACTTATATAGCCGTAGTATCTTTAGAAAAAGATGATTCACGTCCTGATGAATATTATGCAGCATATGTCCCAAATTTTGGTGAAGTATATACAGATGGTGAAGACTTAGAAGAACTCTTAAAAAATATAACTGAATGCTTAGAATTTGGAATATATGGAAGGGAAAAAGACAATGAAGATTTACCAGATCCAATAAATCCTATTGAATATAAAGATAAGTTAAAGGATAATGAGTTTTTAATGTCTGTAAATGCAATAATGCCTAGAGTAAGAAAGGCTTTCGATAATATATCTATAAAGAAAACTTTAACTATTCCACAATGGTTAAATATAGAAGCTATGAAACAAAATTTAAATTTTTCTCAAATACTACAAGATGCTTTAAAAAAAGAACTTGGAATAGTAGAAAAGTATTAA
- a CDS encoding YvrJ family protein, with amino-acid sequence MEFDIQTLISNIGFPITLSMYLLIRIEGKLLNLTDSINNLSNNILSIKKG; translated from the coding sequence ATGGAATTTGATATACAAACTTTAATATCTAATATTGGATTTCCTATCACTTTGTCTATGTATTTACTTATACGAATTGAAGGAAAGCTATTAAATCTTACTGATAGTATTAATAATTTATCTAACAATATATTAAGTATAAAAAAGGGATGA
- a CDS encoding DUF2922 domain-containing protein, translated as MEIKKKLIMSFKTLSGKKISISVDDPRENLTESEIKTAMNTILSKNIFKVNGEDLDSLVEAKVVETGTTEYDLVL; from the coding sequence ATGGAAATCAAGAAAAAATTAATTATGTCTTTTAAAACTTTATCTGGTAAAAAAATATCTATATCAGTTGATGACCCTAGAGAAAATTTAACTGAATCTGAAATAAAAACAGCTATGAATACTATATTATCTAAAAATATATTTAAGGTAAATGGTGAGGATTTAGATTCTTTAGTTGAGGCTAAAGTTGTTGAGACTGGCACTACTGAATACGATTTAGTATTATAA
- a CDS encoding DUF1659 domain-containing protein, which yields MAVTITKNPSYLKLRFDCGKDDETGKTVVRTKSYSNVNPDATDQDVYDVGTILSSLQNQTLLEVAKVDNNTLSA from the coding sequence ATGGCAGTAACTATAACTAAAAATCCATCATATTTAAAGCTTAGATTTGATTGTGGAAAAGATGATGAAACTGGTAAAACAGTAGTAAGAACAAAGTCTTACTCAAATGTAAATCCAGATGCAACTGATCAAGATGTATATGACGTAGGGACTATATTATCATCACTTCAAAATCAAACATTACTTGAAGTGGCTAAAGTTGATAACAATACTTTATCAGCTTAG
- a CDS encoding Mor transcription activator family protein produces MKIKNEDVSERLEVLLEIVGKEKFLEIARMYGGSNIYIPTYTSAIKNARNREIIKKYNGFNVNNLAREYNMSVTHIKRILKEDITTAKLIRQS; encoded by the coding sequence ATGAAGATAAAAAATGAAGATGTTAGTGAAAGATTAGAGGTGCTACTTGAAATAGTAGGTAAGGAGAAGTTTTTAGAAATAGCTAGAATGTATGGAGGGAGTAATATTTATATACCAACATATACTAGCGCTATAAAAAATGCTAGAAATAGAGAGATTATAAAAAAATACAATGGGTTTAATGTAAATAATTTAGCTAGAGAGTACAATATGAGTGTTACTCATATAAAAAGAATACTAAAAGAAGATATAACAACAGCTAAATTAATTAGACAAAGCTAA
- a CDS encoding DUF3796 domain-containing protein, which translates to MKELNKYSIFFALFGFLGFKELNGDPLGLIYFAFFGQLANYWWYKLGDCEDERLIYNKHRAASIVFPACFAIAIVSSVLIQLYTVDVLTLYRLQILIVALTFAISMNLWAFLTYKFDLGK; encoded by the coding sequence ATGAAAGAGTTAAACAAGTATTCAATTTTTTTTGCACTTTTTGGATTTTTAGGTTTTAAAGAATTAAACGGTGACCCACTAGGACTTATATATTTTGCCTTCTTTGGTCAATTAGCTAATTATTGGTGGTACAAGCTAGGTGATTGTGAAGATGAGAGATTAATTTACAATAAACATAGAGCAGCTTCTATAGTATTTCCTGCATGTTTTGCTATAGCAATTGTATCAAGTGTATTAATTCAGTTATATACAGTAGATGTACTAACACTTTATAGACTACAAATATTAATAGTAGCACTTACTTTTGCAATATCAATGAATTTATGGGCATTTTTAACTTACAAATTTGATTTAGGGAAGTAA
- a CDS encoding helix-turn-helix transcriptional regulator gives MAKFISNLKKYRQFNELTQEELANKVSVRRETIARLENAKYNPSLELAVRISRELNTPIEELFIFEF, from the coding sequence ATGGCAAAGTTTATTAGTAATTTAAAGAAATATCGTCAATTTAATGAGTTAACTCAAGAAGAATTAGCTAATAAAGTTAGTGTTAGAAGAGAAACTATAGCTCGTTTAGAAAATGCAAAATACAATCCTTCACTTGAATTAGCTGTTAGAATTTCAAGGGAGTTAAATACTCCCATTGAAGAATTATTTATTTTTGAATTTTAA
- a CDS encoding sigma-70 family RNA polymerase sigma factor — protein MKTIKDLNNNRYRLIVEKAMRGNRDAIEKIINDHKEYLYKTAFLYIKNEQDAVEVCQETVYKAVINIHKLKNPDYFKTWITRILINNVNDRSRNEGRTINNIEKLESIEDISYEKLEDKIDLYNAIDILEDKFKTPIILQYFYDMTIKEIADITETNENTVKTYLRRGKEKLYKILMEGN, from the coding sequence ATGAAAACTATTAAAGATCTAAATAATAACAGATATAGGCTCATAGTAGAAAAAGCTATGAGGGGAAATAGGGATGCAATTGAAAAAATTATAAACGATCATAAAGAATACTTATATAAAACAGCTTTTTTATACATAAAAAATGAACAAGATGCTGTAGAGGTATGCCAAGAAACAGTATATAAAGCAGTTATAAATATACATAAACTAAAAAATCCTGATTATTTTAAAACATGGATTACTAGAATACTAATAAATAATGTTAACGATAGAAGTCGAAATGAGGGCAGAACTATTAATAATATTGAAAAACTCGAATCAATTGAAGATATATCATATGAAAAATTAGAAGATAAAATTGATTTGTATAATGCTATAGACATATTAGAAGATAAATTTAAAACCCCTATAATACTTCAATATTTTTATGATATGACTATAAAAGAAATCGCGGATATAACTGAAACTAATGAAAATACAGTTAAAACTTACCTAAGACGAGGTAAAGAAAAACTATATAAGATATTAATGGAGGGTAACTAA
- a CDS encoding DUF4179 domain-containing protein encodes MNKLDHIKIPSNFDCAIDEAIDKAFSEKKRIKSRKRKSIAAGLSVALIVGTIAINSETTWAYIENITKHIESFLGREDSIFDKYKFEGLQTVEDNGLKFSLGELMIDDGQILVSMSMDYTNFKPKDKNIDASKIHPSLPTVTIDNIPLLAPSGGVVEYEKVEGENKVNMLLKINFWDLNTDINNTDKNSYEILDNIESGKEYNLKMTISNLYYNDKEEYNLGSGKWEFNTKINASNIIKDTHVHKVNKKIKIDEDVYKGDLDIEEIRISPLSVKVKYNYDLYTDISVNKRREPRFIVKNQNGKELELGSGAGGQLNNGKWYIGDEFNLKGNEKKIIITPCVYINDKAKLFTEDAIVLDID; translated from the coding sequence GTGAATAAATTAGATCATATAAAGATACCGAGTAATTTTGATTGTGCTATAGATGAGGCTATAGATAAGGCTTTTAGTGAAAAAAAGAGAATTAAATCACGTAAAAGAAAAAGTATAGCAGCAGGACTATCCGTAGCTCTTATCGTAGGAACTATAGCTATAAATAGTGAAACAACATGGGCTTATATAGAAAATATAACAAAACATATTGAATCTTTTCTAGGCAGAGAGGATAGTATATTTGATAAATATAAATTTGAGGGGTTGCAAACTGTTGAAGATAATGGACTAAAATTTAGCTTAGGTGAATTAATGATAGATGATGGACAGATATTAGTTAGTATGAGTATGGACTATACAAATTTTAAACCAAAAGATAAAAATATAGATGCATCTAAGATACATCCATCTCTTCCTACTGTTACTATTGATAATATTCCATTATTAGCTCCAAGTGGTGGTGTAGTAGAATATGAAAAGGTCGAAGGGGAGAATAAAGTAAATATGTTATTAAAAATTAATTTCTGGGATCTAAATACTGATATAAATAATACAGATAAAAATTCATATGAAATTTTAGATAATATAGAATCTGGCAAGGAGTATAATTTAAAGATGACTATCAGCAATCTTTATTATAATGATAAAGAAGAATATAATCTTGGTTCGGGAAAATGGGAATTCAACACCAAAATCAATGCATCGAATATAATTAAAGATACTCACGTTCATAAAGTAAATAAAAAAATTAAAATCGACGAAGATGTATATAAAGGCGATTTAGATATAGAAGAAATTAGAATATCTCCTCTATCAGTTAAAGTTAAATATAATTATGATTTATATACTGATATTAGTGTTAATAAGAGACGTGAACCTCGTTTTATAGTAAAAAATCAAAATGGAAAAGAATTAGAACTAGGGTCTGGCGCAGGCGGACAACTAAATAATGGAAAATGGTATATTGGTGACGAATTTAATTTAAAAGGTAATGAGAAAAAAATTATTATAACACCTTGTGTGTATATTAATGACAAAGCAAAACTATTTACAGAAGATGCTATTGTATTAGATATTGATTAA
- a CDS encoding CPBP family intramembrane glutamic endopeptidase, with product MLIGWIVQSSAEEIVTRGWLMNVLSAKYNVWVGLIVSSTYFGFMHLLNPNVSYIAVINLVLTGFLFGLYVLKTNNLWGACGIHCSWNFFMGNIFGFEVSGTNTSVGTLFDLNLVGNPSLSGGQFGPEGGICETIVIIVAIIVIIYLDKKKFFKQCA from the coding sequence ATACTAATTGGATGGATAGTTCAAAGTTCTGCCGAAGAAATTGTAACTCGCGGATGGCTTATGAATGTTTTAAGTGCTAAGTACAATGTATGGGTTGGTTTAATTGTATCATCTACTTACTTTGGATTTATGCATTTACTTAATCCAAATGTTAGCTACATAGCGGTTATAAATTTAGTTTTAACAGGATTTTTATTTGGACTTTATGTTCTAAAAACTAATAACCTTTGGGGGGCTTGTGGCATTCACTGTTCTTGGAATTTCTTTATGGGAAATATATTTGGGTTTGAAGTTAGTGGAACTAATACTTCTGTTGGTACACTATTTGATTTAAACCTGGTTGGAAATCCCTCATTGTCAGGTGGACAGTTTGGACCTGAAGGAGGTATTTGTGAAACTATTGTAATAATTGTAGCTATAATAGTCATTATTTATTTAGATAAGAAAAAGTTTTTTAAACAATGTGCATAA